TGCGTGCGGAAGTGCATGTGTGTCGTGTTGAGCCACAGGAAGAAGGGGGTGTCGCTGTCCTTTGCGTCGGTCATGAACCGCAGCGCCTCGGGCACGACCTCGTCGTCGATGGTCTTCATCCGCTCCCTGGTCAGGGGGCCGGTGTCCTCGACGCGCTGTGATCCGTCGGCGTTCGCCCAGGAATGGATGACGCCGCGAGGACCGAAGTTCTTCCGGAAGTTGGGGAACTCGTCCTCCGACGGGTAGTCGTCGAGTTCCGGCTCCTCCTCGGCGTTGAGGTGGTAGAGGTTGCCGAAGAACTCGTCGAAGCCATGGGCCGTCGGGAGGAACTCGTCCCGGTCGCCGAAGTGGTTCTTGCCGAACTGGCCGGTCGTGTAGCCCAACGACTTCAATGCCGTGGCGATCGTCGGGTCCTCCGCCCGCAACCCGATGTCCGCGCCCGGCATGCCGACCTTGGTCAGTCCTGTGCGATAGGGGTTCTGTCCGGTGATGAATGCCGCACGACCGGCCGTGCAACTCTGCTCTCCGTAGTAGTCGGTGAACCGCACGCCCTCGGTGGCCACTCGGTCGATGTTCGGCGTGCGATATCCCATGAGTCCGTCGGAGTAGCAACTGAGGTTGCTGATTCCGATGTCGTCGCCCCAGATGATCAGGATGTTCGGTTGATCGACCATGTTCGTCTCCGATGTCGGGTTCTGCGGTGATGGTGCCAGCGGGCGTGGAACGTTCCGGGAAGTCACTGATCGGTGTCACACGGTGCACTGATGGCCGGGCTGGCGGACGCGGTCATCGCATCCGCGGTCTCCTCGATGAGTTGTGGCGTCACGCGCCCGCCACCCGGGGCGAACGGATCCGCCAAGGTCACCACGATGAGCAGCAGGACCACCGTGAAGACGCTCGACATCGACACCAGAAAGGCCTGCGCGTGACGTCTCGCGGGCAGGGTCACGGCAAAGATGAGCATGACCACACTCGCTCCGCCTCCGATGAGCAGCACCCACAGCATCGGCGGAACCGTCGTCTCCGCTGCCACGAGTCGGATCTCCCGCGCGGTGGAGATGTTGCCGATCTGCGAGGCAAGGTTGGTCGCCGAGGCCGCGTGCAGTGCACCCGCCGCGGGCTCGTCCTCCTCGCCGAGGGAGAGGACGAGGGCGAGGTAGGTCGCATCCACCTTCGGCGACCCCACCGAGTCGTCCACCAACGAAGGCCAGTCGTGCGCCGGGACCGAGCGGGCATAGCAGATGAGCGCCCGTTGGATCCCGGGCTGCGCCTCGGGAAAGAGCTCTGCCTGGTTGTACGCCGTGCCGATCGAGGTTGCCTCGGCACCGACTGCCTGACGGGCATCGGCGAACTGCCCGAAGAGGAAGAGCACCGAGAAGCCGACGACGACACCGTAGGCGGTGGCGATGTAGGACAGGGTCGACGCCCACGAGTTGACGTGCACCTCCTTGTCGCCGAGACGCCGGCGCACGAGCAGGGACAGCCCGAAGGTCACGACGAACGCGACGAGCAGGATCAGCGCGTTGCCCGCGAAGGTGGCCATTCGCTCAGCACCCCTTTCGGATCCGGTTGCTCACGAGGCGAGGATCCGTGCCTTTTGTTCCGCGAACTCCTCGTCGGTGAGAATTCCCTGCGCCTTGAGGTTGGCCAGCTCGGTCAGCCGGTCGATGATCGCGTCTCCACTGCCCCCTGCCGACGCTGGCGGCGGCGCGGGTGACGCGGCGGCGGGAGGTGGGGCGTATTCACGCGGCCCGGCCGCCGGCGGGTAGGCCCGTGCGTCCTGGGGCGGCGAAGTGTGCCGCCTGCCGGCGCTGCACTCGTCCGTTGACTGCGCTGGCGGTCCCCGCGATGACCGCCGTGCGGGCAACGCCTCGAAGTAGTCCCGGCATGGTGTCCTCCTGGTGGATCGGTGGTGGTGGATCGATGGGCCGGTCAGCCTGCGGACTCCACTGCGTCCAGGGCGTCCAGGAGCAGCTGGGCTCGCTCGCGGCCACCCGGCCGCCCGCGGCGTCGACGGCGGTCACGAGTCCGCCGGCCCACGTGTTCTCGATGGCGATGAGCAGTCCGCTCATCCCCGGTGCGAGGGCCTCGCCCGCCTGGTCCAGGTCGGAGGTGTCGAAGAGACCACTCTGCGCGCCCGCGAAGGCCTCGAAGCCGTTGAGGCCCGGATTCACCTCGCTGAGGTCAGCCCGTGTCGCTCGTCCGG
The DNA window shown above is from Janibacter sp. A1S7 and carries:
- a CDS encoding DUF6325 family protein, producing MTQETALGPLDFFLIEFPEHAATSHVATELSAVLDRGLIRLLDVAAVRKDDSGRATRADLSEVNPGLNGFEAFAGAQSGLFDTSDLDQAGEALAPGMSGLLIAIENTWAGGLVTAVDAAGGRVAASEPSCSWTPWTQWSPQADRPIDPPPPIHQEDTMPGLLRGVARTAVIAGTASAVNGRVQRRQAAHFAAPGRTGLPAGGRAA
- a CDS encoding SHOCT domain-containing protein, which produces MIDRLTELANLKAQGILTDEEFAEQKARILAS